In Necator americanus strain Aroian chromosome IV, whole genome shotgun sequence, the following proteins share a genomic window:
- a CDS encoding hypothetical protein (NECATOR_CHRIV.G15334.T1): protein MSTTKFVSGVATVTAITVVMSLFFVAYIVNDINSFYEDAIQDMSDFRDIANTAWHEMKPSNVAEREKRALSAHDRQRRLSTNQCNCGQKMSNCPAGPPGPPGDTGLDGETGQPGQPGLPGRDGNSVGTGRNDKGCITCPVGPQGPPGPDGAPGLAGPDGNPGMPGGGSGSGPPGPPGPPGDAGQPGSPGSSGTPGPAGNPGTNGRGLPGPPGLPGPAGAPGQAGHDGGPGSGANSGPPGPSGPAGNPGQPGADGTPGAPGNDAVPGNDAQYCPCPPRTGGSITLNVGGQGSSNGGMKSGINAYGNGGNGSNGGYNVGTRGQSSGGHGGGNGDNREYKTGGGGRNNGGNGRHGGGGRGNGSGYNVGGMRNGGYSTSSSNGGGTDSYGSAGSNLGGYARRRLASRYRVAVVKKAVKV from the exons aTGTCAACTACAAAATTCGTGAGTGGAGTGGCCACAGTCACGGCGATTACCGTTGTGATGTCACTATTCTTCGTAGCTTACATCGTGAACGATATCAACAGCTTTTACGAGGATGCGATCCAGGATATGAGCGACTTCAGA GACATCGCCAACACAGCATGGCATGAAATGAAACCCTCCAATGTAGCGGAGCGTGAGAAGAGAGCACTTTCTGCTCACGACCGCCAACGTAGACTATCAACCAACCAATGTAATTGCGGCCAAAAGATGAGCAACTGCCCTGCAGGACCACCGGGACCGCCTGGTGACACTGGATTAGATGGGGAAACTGGTCAGCCAGGACAACCTGGGCTTCCAGGAAGAGACGGTAACTCCGTTGGCACCGGTAGGAATGACAAAGGTTGTATCACATGTCCTGTTGGGCCGCAAGGACCACCCGGTCCAGACGGAGCGCCTGGGCTTGCCGGCCCAGATGGAAATCCTGGAATGCCTGGAGGTGGATCTGGATCAGGACCACCAGGACCTCCCGGTCCACCGGGCGATGCTGGACAGCCTGGTTCGCCAGGAAGTTCTGGAACACCTGGACCTGCTGGAAATCCAGGTACAAATGGAAGAGGTCTCCCTGGACCACCTGGGCTTCCCGGCCCGGCTGGTGCTCCGGGACAAGCTGGACATGATGGAGGTCCAGGATCTGGCGCAAATTCTGGTCCTCCTGGACCATCCGGTCCTGCTGGAAATCCTGGCCAGCCTGGCGCCGATGGTACTCCTGGAGCACCCGGCAACGACGCTGTTCCTGGTAACGATGCGCAATATTGCCCATGTCCACCAAGAACTGGCGGTTCGATTACCTTAAACGTGGGTGGACAAGGAAGTTCTAACGGCGGCATGAAGAGCGGCATCAACGCTTATGGAAACGGTGGGAATGGAAGCAATGGAGGATACAACGTAGGCACTAGAGGACAAAGCAGCGGTGGCCATGGAGGTGGCAACGGCGACAACAGGGAGTACAAGACTGGAGGTGGTGGCCGGAATAATGGTGGCAATGGAAGACATGGGGGTGGCGGCCGAGGCAACGGCAGTGGATACAATGTTGGTGGAATGAGGAATGGAGGCTATAGTACTTCTTCGAGCAACGGTGGTGGTACGGACAGTTATGGCTCAGCAGGAAGCAACTTGGGCGGCTATGCTAGACGCAGACTGGCGTCTCGCTATCGTGTAGCAGTGGTAAAAAAAGCTGTGAAAGTTTAG